ttatgcaaaacaatttaaaagtgtatttaaaagttgtatttgtgaaaattgtttttgcataaaaaatatttgtattttgcagTGTAATTGTACCTTTtacagttattattattactattattgttactattataattattacaagaaaaataaataattttccgtcgtattatcaaaaaataacaaaaaaagatttttatttttttttactatgttGCAtcaacttgaaaaaaattaaaaaaatttgagagtattgagacatataaaaagaatattctctaaaagtttgataattgaacctcgaaaggaacatgttaaaaaagccatttttaaattttagtctttttgaaaaaaattgagtttttattcgagattaataaaaaaatattttttttgcgtcTTTTGTTGATaagtattcagaaaaaaatcgatataggatcaaatatttacagaaaaaaaaaataaaaactaaaaatgacatttttctcgatcactcaggaaataataaagttaaggaGCTGAAGTTttgaggaaaaatttttttacaatgagaAAATGACAGGCCaagtatttatttgaaaactcaTTGGGGGCACTTTTTGTATGCTATAgcctttatataataacttttgacATAGCTAAAGTTCTTTCTTAAgtttaaatgtttgaaaaaaatattcactaaGAAAAAAGACTACTCACCATTACTAAATTCTTCAGGTTCTAAACCTTCttgaatttcatatatttgtacattatcCTTGTTTGATAATCCGACTTCTTCGggtcgatttatttttaattggttTGCCGCTTTCATCGCATTCtataaagaagagaaaaaaataaaaacaaaagaaaattattgattgtgtataaaatagtgcctcagagagaaaaaaaaacagaaataaagtgatgtaaaaagagaaaaaagaagaaaagcaTTATAATTTCaccgtttaatttttattaatttttaatttttattctacatttaACTGTGTTCCTATTTACTGgcaatactgaaaatttatagtttacGTCACGTACACTATAAATTTTCAGTACTGATAGTCAAATCCTGATAGTCAAGTACTGATAATCAAGACAGTACTGATTtgttatatgtacaatattatgaGTAGTTGATAGTAGTTGATAGTGCAAAATGcgaaatttaatgcaatattaaacTCTATATCTATGCGTgcgcaaatattaattaatattgcgtgcgtttattacatatttatctttataaaaattaataaaaaatatacctcTCTTATATGACGTAATGAGTTGTTTCCGTGCCAGacgtatatttttgcattttcagTGTCTATTAATACAAAGGAACCTCTACTTCTTAATTGTCGAGTACTACAAGAgatttcagacaaaaatatcTCAGAACCTAAAGTACCTCgacaaatatacaatttccATTGCTTTTCACATTGTTTTTTCTCAGATTTCTTGCCACTGTGCACCACCATCTTTCCggagaataaatttaagaatgcAGCTGGTTCATGCCCTTGAACAACACGAatctgcaaatatatattatataattataaagtatctGCCTTGGTATTTTGTCCAACATTCATACATATCAAGATAaacacatacaaatatattgatatatcgatataacccctgtatatacagggtaggGCATTTTAAACAGTACGatcaattttctcgtaaactaAGCGAAATAccgaaaaatgtttcagacaaaagttgtatggtttcgagggggccataaaatgctaccattggtttgaccttggatagtcACTTGAAGGTCACCTGAAGATtaccttaatttttttaaatggcaccccccattttttattacatattcttgtagctgaccttgacagctttccaaaacactaaaatcaaatgttttcttcattgcgtacttttcgagttataaagttcgaaagttgtaatattttgataaaaatacaaaatatctcgtaaaatatttatttctcgattatcttactctaatacttttatgcacagaataatgagacaaatcaattggcgtaattaaaatacataattatgttaaagtaaaaatgtgtaactgctagttgcaaattcagattttttcttaaagattttcttaactatgtgttttctttacaccaattgattcgtctcattattctttgcataaaagtattaaggtaagataatcgaaaaatgaatattttacgagatatcttgtattttatgtcaaaaactgcaactttgaaggcttataactcgaaaagtatttaataaaaaaatattttattatggtgttttggaaagctctcgagataagctataagaatatgcaataatatataggatatgccatttaaaaaattaaacatgacgttcatgtgaccttcaaataactcttcaaggtcaaaccaatggtagtccttgtgcgtgtgtgcgtgtatgcgcatgcgtgtgtgtaaaattataaatagaattatattttgtatattgtcgtaaattgtagatatgtataaaacgGTTTACAGTAAAATCTAACAagcacaaaaaatttatagtctagtttatttcattacttaagtatttatatatatattctctgatatttatgacatatatgacatttatgatattaatccttaatttatttgatttaattttttaattaattttatatttaatattgtgtgCGTGTATCttatcttctaaaaaaaagtttaattgtgtaagtaaaatttcaattagtaaaatatattgattctGTTTTGGAACatctttaacaaataaaattcaaagatcCTTAACAATTCTCacgaataataaacaaatcttccacaatcgatatttttcttataaaattttcattttcagtgattacttgtaagaaaaatatatgttaaatttcacttatttgtaataattaaattttttggacTATGATTTTTGAATCTGATTatgttattgtatttattttatattataatattagagctatatttattaattttcgatattaatttattatataagttgaTACTTTCATAAATTGTTTTAGCTCATTTTcgcgttttattaattacgaaCATTACAGTTATgttgcaattttttctttttattttgcactCTTTAATTTGCagaaaacaaatttgtaatttacagTAATATCAGTAAAAGTCTCCCTATTATCgattcaattaaatgaaataattatgtaatattaaataataaaataattttaatttcacatatttgattattttgtattattctcACCTGAGGGCCTCGATCGTTATCCAATTCGACTGTTAGTAATGCTGCAGCACCTCGTTCGTTCAAAGATGCATTTCTGCCCTGCCAAATAAAAGATACGGATCTATCCCGCCCCTTTGCCAAGTGTTTAGATGGCAGACCAGTAAGTTCTCTGCCTatggatataaaaaaacaaaggtaaaaaaaattatgtgctttaaaaactaaaattcttatgattaaattcatacacatatacataattaaagtgtttaaatttataaactatcttaaaatttttaagaaagtttttagaaattgcgttataaatctaaaatataaaagtaaaaaacttttatttttgtttaaatattttgcaaaaatacgaATTTAAAAcgcgatttttattaatatcttcaattttataaaattagtcaattaacaatataaagcTTACCAGTAATCGTAACAGAATACATCCACTGAACGATATAACTATCACCAGAATAGAATTGTCCAATGGATGAGTCATTTAAAAGTGTATGCGAGAATTCATCGATATGCCATACCATCACACTTGTCGTAGCAACGACATATTCTTTCTTCAActaaaatcaaatcaaatgaaattataacaGGGTGTATACtcaaattctgtaaaaaaattccctgaaaattccAGGATCTTCCAGGTATATTTGTTCAAATTCcaggtaaaattaaaatacttttagatgcaattttaaaataagcttatttattttagcgaatcattttttgacataaaaaaaaaaacatatattttaaacaattttatatagacacaaacaaaaaatatatattttaagcagattttaaacttaaaatattttaaattattattaaaaaaatttttaaataagtactTCTTTGACACTTTTCTAAATTCTCCGAATTCTAACgaaattccatgagaattcCATGATTTTTCAAGGTATAATTCCCTGAGAATACCAGGTTTTCCAGGTTTTTCCCAGGAGTATATACCCTGTATAAGTTAGTTTTGCAATCAGTCAAACGCTAATTAGAAAGCACATTTTATCTAGGCGGaagtgtattaaaaaatcaatatatccttatcaaaaatgtaattaaattacttcaaaattaatatcaggatgtctactcaaatcttgtaagaAAATTCCATGatctttcagatatttttgttcaaaatttcaggcaaaaaaatattttaaagatttcttttggtgtaactttataaaatacattttattattgcataagttttctaacattttttactcatattcaaagaaagaaaaaaattccctgaatctCAATAAAATACCTAACCTAATTTctctagatataaaaaatatatttgagaatttcaggttttcaatgtttttttagGAAACAGATAGCCTATATATTTTGTCTTCAATATACCGGGTGAGGAAGAAGTATGGAAAccctgaaaaatctcgaaaaatataagttttacagtAAAACGTTTCATtgtcagacaaaagttgtatagtTTCGAgagggacataagatggtatTATTGATTTGATCTTGAATAGCTGCTTGGAAGTcaccttcaatttcttaaatagaataccctatttttaattgcatattcaTGTAGTTTACCTCGATAACTTtccaaaacattataataaaacttcttttggTTAAGAATTTCccgagatattttaaaatttgtcatgatatactttttaatataaaatatgaaatgaaaaaaattaatagatctTGCCTTAGATGGCCGGATCCTTCCTCGATCTTGCCttagattctttttctgtaaaacttatatttttcagaatttccatactttttcctcaTCCTgtatagataaagaaaaaaaaattatcttacgcacgcacacacgcacgcacacatgcAGAGTGTCCTGGTGAAGGTGGGCAATCTCGCGGGCATGTAGAGCAagtaaaaatagtttataagtTCCATAAgttcctataaaatttttttctaaaatgcatttctaccaagatatttatctctatagtttaaatttgaaaataatttttctaaaataacttttatattactttatagattttaataatgtataagaactttttttattattaagtaaaaatctttaaaatagtgtgatagatttttttatatcatttcgGAGTGCCAGAATCGGATTACCTGTAAGTCTTTTAacttacaaaactttaaagcttcaataatgattttcaaaataatgcaaaattacatattacaaataaattataaaaaattacaaatgaaatgaaattacaaataatccTGGGATATTATGGCGAGTGCAACAGTCATCAATTCGTTGTGCACGAGAATGCGTTAGAATCGGTGGAAgtcatttaaaacatttttgtaaatttgacTAAATTCgtgttctttaaaataattttaatacacaatgtaattttgtatcattttgaaaatcattattcaattattacgaCTAAAGGTTTACTTTCTATCGATCGAATgcgtttttcttgaaaacagtTTTAACGAAATGTAAcaagaatatctttttcttagaGGAAGATGTGAAGAAtctaaacataatttaaaaataaaaaacccaCCGGCTTTaaagtattgtaaattaaaagacTTATAGGAGATCCGAGTCTGACTCTCTgagatgatataaaaaaatctatcacattattttaaagatcttcacttaataataaaaaaatttttatacattattaagatctacaaagtaatataaaagttattcaagaaaaaaaatttataggaaCTTATGGggttatttttatctgttctACATACCTACGAGAGATTATCCACCTTTACcaggacactctgtatatatgtatacagggtgcTTCAAAATGATTGTATCACCTCTCGggtgcaggtagagcgggttaaattgaataaaaaagttttctacCATTTTgggattttcgcaataattattgagaaattaactTATAAAGATTAGCAAATCCGGCGTGAGTACAGCatacaaattttcttatatcataaaaagatACATTACCTCTTTATCATAGCAACCAGTGCCTCTACCTAAGTGACATCCTTCCAAGATCAGATCAACTGAAATGGTATTCGGTAACCACATATCATCGTAATTCTCATCCAAATGTATGTTTATAACACCATCGATTTGTCGTGTATTGTCCTTTCGACCTCGTGCCTTTATCATACTGGTGTTATTAGGCCAATCGAGAAACTTCTCCCGGAATAGTGTCGTCTCAACGTGTTGTGTCAGTTTAGCGAGTAAACACCACTCGGGTCTGCTCTTGGCGGATTTTAcgaataaatttgcatttttctgACCACCGATTATACGGACTGCGTTAATCGGACAGACAGAACATTCACTATAATCGTAACCATCATTCCACATTTCTGTGGCGAGTCGGGTAGCTAGCTTTTTTCTGTCCGCCGTAACTCCTTTACCGCTCCAAATGTACATCTCGGTGCCGAAATCAAATACCAGTACCTTATAAGAGgcataaaaaatgcatacaaCATAATTTAACATGCCTTATGTGTTTCTTACAAAGAGAGTACCCAAATAaggaatataatattcttcccTATATgtaatcttataaaaagattatgttGGTAAATGCTTTAtagatatttgttttatagatttttttctattcttatcaacgtatgtatattatcacaaaaaaatcaatctaattagaataattatcaaCAATTTAATCTTAGTGTGAatgttacattataaatattacaatcttctctaatttattaatttattttttatttatattttgagttCTTTAATCAAATCGAAAGTTAACCATTTTTTTAGGATGACGCctgattaatgaaaaaaaaatttcagtaaTAGTCACTTTAAATAATCAGACTAATTACACAATGTGAGCGAACAGGATGCTTTACTTACTattattctctaaaaaatctattaattttaattgtaatcattatttatgtgtattttatccctgtaaatttttatatcttaaaaattgctacttaaaataaatacttttgaaatactttcatcatacttaatattttcaaaactttcttgttgttataaaaatattttgtttcgtgaattttataaatactctgtattttatgtaaattatgaaTCATCTAAAtggcaattaaatatatctaacaataaaataaacaattaccTTGTTCTTATCAAGCATTTCAATCTTGGGTAATGTACCCCAGAACTTTTCATGTGGTACTAACTGTTCATTCTTCAATTCATAGACCATATTTGTATCAATAATAGCGGATTCATAGAGCTCATCTTCATCAGGATGACCAGCCTCAACAACtataacgatattatattaatggacataaaaatataacattgaaTGTGTTACAAAAAGAGAATGTAGAACGTACCATTGAGTCTTTCACTATCAGACACACCAAGATACTTCCAAAATTGTTGGAGTTCATCTTTCGTGCAATTCAATTTGTCTTCGTTTATAGAAATAACTTTAGCCGCTTGACAACCTAGATCTTTTCGTTGTTGAATACTTAACGCGATCTCAACGGCACGGGTTTTTTCAATAACATTGCTATATCTTCCTACGTAGTTGAAAATCTGCGATTTGTCGAGagtcaattttattaagaattaaaataaaagagaatgaaAAGCAAAATCTGATACATAGTcactgtatgtatatgtatgtgccatcacatacatatatcatactatatatttaatactttaacaTGCTTTCTcactattttgaaaaaatgggTGTCAACTAGTATTGTATTATGTGTTCTACTAtcttacatgtatatttattattacctcCGATTTCGTTACTAATAGATAATTATCACCGCTATTGATACTCTCGGCCACAGGCTCAACCAGCCTAACTTGAACATGTCGTCTTCCTTTAACTAATATcaacattacatttttatatggtTGCAATTTATTCGTGGATACGCTTGTTTCCGATACGTTTTTTAGCGTCACAGTGCTGAAATCCTCGGTAGAAGCTAAACCAGCGAGAGCCTCAATAGAAAAGGACGAATTCTTGGCGACTAAAACGTTGGTCGAAAACTTGTGagtcttaattaaaatattttagaatatgtaAGTAGAGTGTCtactcaaattttgtaaaaaaaaaaatttcttttctctaaaatatttttattcaaaatttcaaataaagagATGATTTTAAGAGTTTTTGGTacaactttctaaaataaatttttttattgtatgctTTTTTTCGAATgctttttacacaaaatacaaaaggaaaaaaaacagaGCTATTTAAGCTTCAAATGCCAGATTGACAAATGAATAGTTttcataagataaatatttttacttgcataatttcaatattttatcactaaaaattgcaataaagaatatatactatatattcaatatattttgttaaaacatttaatattaacttaattaatcaaaaatagaatttaaaaaaaaattttcttaaatttcaataaaattccatgaaaatTTCCTGACTTTTTTCAAGTACAAAAGAAATCCTTTAGAATTACaggttttccatgtttttccaggAAGTAGACACTCTATGGTATAACTTTTTACTTATGAAGTGACAAAGGAATCTAGATATACTCACGTTTTTCTACATTAATATCTTTCATCGTTCTCGCGACTATGTCTGTGCGAATTTCGGTGTATTCCGATCTTAAATCGGTGCGTGCTGCCAGAACTTTAAGAGGATTTTTTGAGGTAGCTCGTCGTCGTTGCGTTTGTATGTTACGCTTTTGCACTAATCTgttaagaaaatgtataatttagatttctaggtacatatatatatatatatgtatatacacatttcaAACGATTTGgatttccttctttttttttttaatattttacatagtaatagtagaaaacaaaaatttacaatttagattGCGGTGTAATTATATCGAAGTCATTTTCATCTAATTCAAGACCCTCGGTCTCGCATTTTTCCAATGATACACTGCTAAAGAAAGAGGTAAACGTTTCGTCATCCGTTTTAAGTACCGAAACAGTTGGTAACAAGATATGCTCTGCTTTACACTCTTCacctataaattaaatgtaataattatatatttgataagttatataacttcatatacaataaaatctaatttctaattaaataaaaatttctcgagtttcaattaaaaaaaaaaaaaaaaaaaaaaaaaaaaaaaaaaatcaaacatcTTTGTCAATTCAACTTTTTAGTAAAGATGTGTTCACAAAAGCTGtccgaaattttatataataacaaaaataatcctgttaaaactaaataatattgtaaattgtgaaaatttttcCTCTATCTGTTTGGGACAACGTAAATCGTCGACAAGATAAGaggtacaattatttttaataataatttaataatttaaaattttgatagaaaTTATATCCATACCACTGTCGTCGCTAGCAGGTTCAGAGAAACTCGTACGCATAGTAGAAGACAATTCTTTGCATGGACTTGTAGGAGTCGATACTGCacctgaaaaaatataattctcagcaatgtttttattttataaatcaagaatttgcatatattatttattaaatctctctctctctctctctctctctccccctctctctctttctttctctctctcattctcacacaaacacgcacgcacgcgcgcacacacactttctctttcttgtcAGAAATAATTAGATTGCTCAGACATTATAAATGTCTAAAgaacattgtaaaaatatctgaaaaagaattgtaaaaatatctgaaaaaaaaaaaaaaaaaaaaaaaaatctaaatttttgagacatattttaaaaaacgattaaattttttaaagattttaaaaaacttttttagatACTTAAAAGACAATGTACATCTTTGGTAGAAAGtgatttaaatctttaagatGTTCCCTAAACATTTTATGTTTTCTCAAATATAAGATTTCGTTTTTACCCTTTTTCGTTTTGAATCGCTGTGGACGTGGTACTCTTTTCTTTTGATTTGAAATATTCGCTGTAGTTTCCGTGAGAAATGATGAATTTTCGTCTTTCGATCGAATCTCTTTCATTTTGCCAGCGACAGTGAAGTTAATCGCATCGGGTGTCACGATTCTGCTCTTCCAGCTTTCCATGGAGGATTCTAATTTTTCGATGCAGCCGGCCAACACACCTGACTTGATCGTTGTTGGATTCTCCTCCGAACTCGACGGTAGTGAATTGTCGAACGTGTCATTAGTTTTGCCATCAGCCACGCGTTGCCTCCAGCTCGTGCTACCACTATGACGTAGTGCGGCTAGTCGATCGGCAATACTGACGCTCGGCGTCTCGCTCGTTTCTATCGATGCTATTACTTGGGTCGCACTGCGACATGGTCGCTCCAGGCGTTGTCGTGGTCTTTGCTTCTCATCACCGCGCAAGTGTTGATTGATACTCTTGATCAACGAATTAGAACATCGTATGATTTAGTGTGCATTAGTGTGCGTTAATGTGTATTAGTGTGCATTAGtgtgtttttcattttcaataatattatgtacctCGTGATCATTGGAAGATGACGACGCGTTATCGTCATCGTTCTGCTCCGTTATCGTTCCTCCCTGCTTCTCGTCATCCGTACCTTTTTCGTTGTCCTCATTATCATTGTTGTCGATTTGGTCATTGTCATTGTTGTTGTCGTTGTGAATATCCGAAATCCCATTTAATTTGtctatcaataaattattatgccaCTTATCATTGCGTCTTTTTGACACTCTGCTGTTTGGAATATCAATTTTgcagttatttatattattcgataGGAGTTTCTCATTCCGAAATATCGCAGTTTTATGAGAAGGCACTGTAGCTCTGTTTTCTACGTTATCACTTTTCTTAGAAATAGTTGTCTCGtcgcaaaaatattgtaaattgtgTTGCATATTAGTAGTTATGTCGGAACTATCCAATCTTTCATAGAATTTAACAGTTTCACTGCTTTGATTTTGGCTCTCAATACTTAAGCTATTTCCCTCGCTTTTCGATGTTGCTATATCATTTATAGTTTGAACAGGCCTCAAGTTAAGATTACTTTTTAGAATAGAACGAAGATACACTTCGGAATTCGGCAGGGTAGCTAATTGTTCCGATTCCTCAGACTCTCTCTTGAGTACAggttttatcaattttgcaGATTGCAGTTCTGGGGTACACAGATTTTTCGTGTGACCGATGGATGATTTTAGAATACCTTTTGGTAAATCATGTTGCGACGACGTGCTTGCAAGTGGTGTATGAAGTGACCTCTCATATTCTTTTGAATGGTctgtaacaataaatttgttatttcttatttactattatttatacctttataatctatatatatatatatatagtcttttttctgataatcgatacttaaatattactttatttaatacttgCCTCCGATC
This sequence is a window from Anoplolepis gracilipes chromosome 10, ASM4749672v1, whole genome shotgun sequence. Protein-coding genes within it:
- the Svil gene encoding uncharacterized protein Svil isoform X1, translating into MVATGITVLMAASEENLSNKTEGTTTHLVNRNICSQDSKLQHYGQKNIESLIKEDVTTCSSNTKKKQCSLTAEKNNKIISKIEPKESKNCAICKTTQIRETRTSRLRAASIMLSNEIDVTLSKKRGSEGPGSQKHNSSIKQKNSTSSDGGVTMNPVKERDKSHKRKSYLNRSRYVEVVSTDHSSDADSNERRFRRQSNKQSQVSEISSSVGSCSNHQVTSASPRRKYYIDSKVTEAQCSNMKNLSKTDLSSSAVSTVSTKRSIIQQPSSDDSEVSRRVDVLTALTRATMERVERLTSAATNCANHATEKSVSPKKYKSPVSILKHKTVDGEGNERQTSSSSPHVSSPVTFSPSVVESVSHKRHGILKKRSSLDESEILRRRSCSPDVFFADNIYSEFRPILKNQRRSSLDEIIKRDQSPDQQPASILKRKSSREDDREVHQLPLGSPEPQSILKRKLANNVRANSINHHHVTIVSDIANTNTSGSTIANATASLVPDGLEGSEVRPILKKKYGKEELAGSDVSSLEPRPILKKKLSTESDEHEYDKPKKTILKSSRKNSYEESSYETESTSPRKLSALKNRATEIENVRPILKQSSGSLRYHDDTANSFLRKRAQSVGHARSINGDDYVESIRVLTKRRSLESSSPIDVLYTPTIASCSFTTDRSDVCDIYAENSSTIEDNKPSCGKFCQIKQSHSMEEKNKTDSHVYFVKLDADTDTHHDTVEILAQTTDKKEAVNDKENQRDQQENSATIHRNNSVSKMTQHFKALQEKVSTTENDSQRVTLQKSSRGVQRYRERKKIQGGERFNTQPVTSQEVFEAVLQNQRNTVASSVSEALTDEPEPSKLSLAERVRLFDQKITTADTKGYQERLIQKKRLSARYKTQPVTSEEVEVASRISPLNVNQTLIGDHSKEYERSLHTPLASTSSQHDLPKGILKSSIGHTKNLCTPELQSAKLIKPVLKRESEESEQLATLPNSEVYLRSILKSNLNLRPVQTINDIATSKSEGNSLSIESQNQSSETVKFYERLDSSDITTNMQHNLQYFCDETTISKKSDNVENRATVPSHKTAIFRNEKLLSNNINNCKIDIPNSRVSKRRNDKWHNNLLIDKLNGISDIHNDNNNDNDQIDNNDNEDNEKGTDDEKQGGTITEQNDDDNASSSSNDHESINQHLRGDEKQRPRQRLERPCRSATQVIASIETSETPSVSIADRLAALRHSGSTSWRQRVADGKTNDTFDNSLPSSSEENPTTIKSGVLAGCIEKLESSMESWKSRIVTPDAINFTVAGKMKEIRSKDENSSFLTETTANISNQKKRVPRPQRFKTKKGAVSTPTSPCKELSSTMRTSFSEPASDDSGEECKAEHILLPTVSVLKTDDETFTSFFSSVSLEKCETEGLELDENDFDIITPQSKLLVQKRNIQTQRRRATSKNPLKVLAARTDLRSEYTEIRTDIVARTMKDINVEKLAKNSSFSIEALAGLASTEDFSTVTLKNVSETSVSTNKLQPYKNVMLILVKGRRHVQVRLVEPVAESINSGDNYLLVTKSEIFNYVGRYSNVIEKTRAVEIALSIQQRKDLGCQAAKVISINEDKLNCTKDELQQFWKYLGVSDSERLNVVEAGHPDEDELYESAIIDTNMVYELKNEQLVPHEKFWGTLPKIEMLDKNKVLVFDFGTEMYIWSGKGVTADRKKLATRLATEMWNDGYDYSECSVCPINAVRIIGGQKNANLFVKSAKSRPEWCLLAKLTQHVETTLFREKFLDWPNNTSMIKARGRKDNTRQIDGVINIHLDENYDDMWLPNTISVDLILEGCHLGRGTGCYDKELKKEYVVATTSVMVWHIDEFSHTLLNDSSIGQFYSGDSYIVQWMYSVTITGRELTGLPSKHLAKGRDRSVSFIWQGRNASLNERGAAALLTVELDNDRGPQIRVVQGHEPAAFLNLFSGKMVVHSGKKSEKKQCEKQWKLYICRGTLGSEIFLSEISCSTRQLRSRGSFVLIDTENAKIYVWHGNNSLRHIRENAMKAANQLKINRPEEVGLSNKDNVQIYEIQEGLEPEEFSNALGGMNKKLYWLLETSEIQDHTPRLYHLSSISKTFRAMEILCPYRADLTTPFPFSQDDLYQANQPALFLLDDKNVTWIWQGWWPDNGTEDQSGSKTVRWQAERRAAMTIAIRYWRKTRNTQTTNLPIYLVWAGLEPLQFINLFPEWMYRDDVAELNIEDGRNPGEVLTAENELARLTQSIYPPAQLLQRPLPDGVDPTCLELYLSQQHFQELLGMSKEEFQQLPNWKQVNLKKEIGLF